Within Rissa tridactyla isolate bRisTri1 chromosome 4, bRisTri1.patW.cur.20221130, whole genome shotgun sequence, the genomic segment TGTCTTTGTACTTATTCTGCAAGTAGCAGAGGGTAAGCTGCAGGCCTTATGATGCACAGTTCGTTGTAATACATAAGGACATCAATACCACATGAGAGCGCTTCAAATCACCACTGTGTGAGCATTTGGGAAAACAAGCAAGATGTGGCCAGTGCTACATGTTTTCTCAGGTCACTggtgcaaaagaaaaagcaacataaGGCAATCAGAGCAActtctttttgtttagtttttaaaagcagcaagttatacttgcttttatttactttttggcTGTTTTCAGCTTAGACCATAAGGATAGActaaatgcaattttttatttatttttttttacaaacaccTTCCAATAACTTTGCTGTTTCTCAGCCCCATCACTAGCACAGAGCTGCGAAGTTTGGTACGCAGATACTGTGTAAGAATGTTTCTTTAAAGGAATTTTGCCTTCTTGATTATACCAAGATAACTCAGAATGCATGAAAGCTTATATGCTTTTCTAATTGAAGGTTTATGAAGGTGTATAAAATAACCTTTAATGCAGTTTTCCCTTAGTTATGATCAACACTTGCATTGCCTTTATAAATATTCTGTCTGTTACATTTGGACACACGACGATGTTACAGCACTTGAGACAATGTGCATGCTTGTGAACCACAGCAAATGCAAGTTAATGCAATTTAACTAAGCTGAGACCTCTCTTTGTAAACTAATCTGAGTTAAATCTTGTGTTATTATTTTGAATTCTTGTTGGGATGGAGCCTACATTTCATAGTtcacatacaaaatattttgagagggaaagaaaatctTGTGCCCTCATGACATGCTACAAAGAGAGAAGCAAAGCAGCTGATTCTCTTTCTTGAAGACACCAAGCTCTCTTCAGTCCTTGAATGGCTATGACTGAAGTGGATCCGGCCTGTCAGGAACTGATTGTTTACCAGTATCTTTACTTGTTTACCAGCACCTTTGCAAAGACAAGGATAGGGAGTGAGCAACACAGCTAAAAGTGCACTGCCCACTTAAAAGGTCACGCAGCATTCCTCTTTCACAATGACAGATTCAACTAGGTTTGCTCCCTGCAGAAAGCTGATCTAGATACCCCTTTTACCCCTCCTACATGGAGGTTACTGAGGCAACAGCTCCAGTGGGAATGCCTTTTCAGGGGAAAGTAATTGGGCTGCCACTAAAATGGCCAATTATATGCAGAAATCCCAGGAGCCACAAAAATGTCCATTAGTGGCACAGGGAAAGCAACAGCATGTGTGTGTATGAGTGAAGAGACTCTTCCATGTATGACTAAGCTCCATTTCAGGTATTGGGTTGGGTGCATTTCTGGATTCCTTGGGATGACCCCACAGAAACCAATCTGGGAAACTAAATAAACTGCTTCCGGCTGTAACCTGCTCCTTTACTACTGATGTGAACAGGGCAAGGCTTACAAGACACAGGCTGCACAAGGAGCTCAAAGTTTGGTTGTGGCTGATGGAGCATTCAACACGTTGCAAGCAGCGTACCAGCTCATACTAAGacgtttaaaaaaacaaaacaaaaaagcagctgtaaAGCAAGAATTAAAGTGTCTACTAACTGCTTGGAAAGGACACAGGCTGAAGCCCAAAGGAGTGGATCAGTCTTAGAAGAGACGTAAGAACAGGTATTTGCATCTCCTCCTGTACAtgcaaaacacaaagcatttAACCTAAGACAGAATTGGGCTGTCTTGCTATCGGACTAATTATCCAAGTCAAATAGCAATGAAACAGTGTTGTTCCTACAATAACACAAAGCCAgaacagcattttgttttcatttttaagactgCAAGCTCCTCAGGGCAGTAACTCTCTACTTAAATTTTGTGTAACACAGGGCTCATTGTGAGCTCTTGCATCAGAACAACTCAAGTAGTTTTCCTATCTACCTGTCCCAAAGAGACAGGCACCGGTAAAAGCAAGGGCTGCCAGGAGAAGGAAGATCCTCCACAAGAGTCAGGTTTTGCCACCTCTTCCTAACAAAGGGTTTTGATGGCACTGCTGGATACACTCCCAATTTTTAGTGTGTTAACCTGCAGTATTACTACTCTACATTGTTTGATGCAGGTTTCTGTTGAGGGGCCTGATCCAGTCCAGCACGTTAGCACATAGACATCTTCAGCAGTAGTTTAATGTTTTTGATGTGCTCTGACCAGGGGTGGCTGAGATGCGGGCAAACACTGTTTCGTCAACTCACCTACAGAGCCAGTGACCTTAAGCACAGGGGCAGGGCAGACAGCTGGGAGCGGCAGCGTCAAACCAGACAGGCAAGATTCATTGGAAATTTGCTGTCAAAGGCAAATCCTTGATTTTTTTGCCATTGGAATTTGTCAACCTTAGAGAGCTGTCTTGGAAGTCACATTATAGTCCTGGGAAGAGCTCATCCTGATGGGATAATATAGCAAATTCAGGGCAAGTTTAGTTGGGTATTTGAAGCAATTCTGGGTGCTTTGGTCACTGGCAAGTGCCACTTGAATCTGGACTATCTCCAGGGAGGGATATGAGCATATTAAACTGAACTTCTCTCATAGCACAGATAAAGAGCATTGCACAGCTAACATCTTTATCCTACCAGGGGACCAAATAATAAACAGAgccaaaacctgctttcaaactAATACACAACTCTTCCAGATTAACATGCTGCTCTTACAGACCACATGGAACCTTGGCACAGCCACTGCAAATCATAAAGCTGTGCATCAGTAGCAAATTGCCTTTACAAAGCATCCTTCTTTTCATATACATGAGCAACGCTGCCCATCAAGGCAGAGTAGCCCCTGCACCTTTTCCAGCCACACCACAGAAACGTTTTTGATGACTTCGCAATCCTTCATTTCTTTGCCTAAGCCACTTGACACTAGGCATAAGATATGATTACAAGAAGGCAATACTTTATAAAGGTCTGTCAGGCATTTCCAGGAGAGACTTAAACCACAGGCCTCCATAAATAGTTTTTATTATGCTTTGGAAGTTCTCATCACACACGTGATCACGACACAGACAGTTTTCTTAGTGCAAAGTGCTTTGCTGCCTGTTGAACCAGCGTGTAGGCTGTTAGCAAAAGCAGGAAGTTACTTATGAGCCAGTCAGTACTGCCTTAAACACACATCTTTACTGCTACCCGCATAAATACATCTGTATTTGTAGACTTGTATCCACCTCGTCATATCAAGTCCTCATTTATCCCCAAGCATGCACAGCAAACCCTGCACTTCTCTGGTTGTATTTGTGAGGACAAAGTCACATGCCCTCCAAGCCTCTCTCAGATTACAGCACATCCTTTAACTGTCCAAAACATCACCCGTTTTGGCTGCAAATCCACTTGGGCTCTTCCCATCTGGCCAACTCTTCTCTTTTCCCGTTCTCCATCTCCTTCTCTGCCCATGAAGAGTGTGATCACTTTTGCTTGCAAGGAAGATGATAGCGGGAGGTGTGGTGGTCCTTCGGGTCAAACTCATCATGGCCTTCCCTGAGAAGCAAACACAGAGTGCAGTCAGAAGTAAACATCCAAGCAGGGAACTCACCCTCAGCCACTGCACAAGATGTCTCCCAGCAGCCCTTAACTAGAAACTTCTCCCAAGGGTTAGCTGTGAGGACCTGACTGGCAGCCAGGTGGACTAACTACTTAAGATATTTGCTCTGAGGTGCTTTGTGGAAAGGTCTGCTCATCCTTGCCTGCTGGAATGGGAAATGACAATAGGTCACTCTGTCTCTTTCCCTCTTTGAGAAATTCATGTAACCGGCGTCTCATTTTCAGCACCATATCTGTGATTCCCAGGCACATTAACAACTTCTACGACAACAGTCAAAATGGCAGTCTGCTCCACATAACTCTGAAAAGTAACTGTTGTGGCTAATATGCAGTGTATTGGCAGCTGTCTTAACCATGCTCAGAAGCAGGCAACGTTGAGTAAGACACAAGCTTGCATCTGCAGCATGAAACCAATATACTCACTCACCTGCCAGACTGCTGATTCTGCTTTTACTGATGTTTGCTGTCTgacacttttgtttgtttgttttgtttttaatcatctAACATTTCCAGTCATATGTTTTCTTACCATTTTTATATGTTCTCCCCTACTCCATTTCCACCTCTCTACACAAACATTTGGAGGAAATGAGAATATATGCAAAAGCAACTCTTAATATCCCAATCACATTGTTAGTATCCTGCTGTCTGAATGTCATCCATCACTAATCTGAAAACCCACCCAACTACCCAATACTTTCGAGGcatgaaaaaaagaagccacAAGTGCTGTGAGGAATAGTTTTGTACTCAAAGGAGTTAACCCTCCAAATCTGAGACGTGcaatttttttggtcaaaaatcaAGCTACACATGTATAAGAACCAAGACTCTAGCTGCTTCAACGCCtgactgaggaaaaaatgtttgccCATACATATTtcaacaaagatttttttaatatggtttaAGACTGCAGAGTTTCAACATGAGAAAAGCCTTGGGAATTTATAATATTTGAGCTCCCCTCTTATGGGAATCCAGCCCAGATCACCCAACAATGTCATTAACAAGCCATAGGAGTCACTGAACAATGGTCTGGCTTATCCCGTCCCGCGCAATGCAATACATCAGCTGCTCCAGAGAACACTCGAGACAATGTGCCCAAGCATGCACTGGAGCAGTACAGATAGAATATTTCTGCCTAGGACCAGTTTAGTACCTGAAGCCTGGGATAACTACTGATTGCACAAAGTATTTCCATAATGGCTAGCACTCAGCTCAGATCTGGGTTCCTCGAATCTTCCCTCCTACTGCCTGCTTTTCAGCCCAACAGGAAGAACAAACGAAAGCTGCCAAGCTTACCTGTAACCTGCCTCTAGGACCAAGGGGAATTGTGAGACTTACCGAAAACAGCGCTGGCAGTAGAGGTCCCCATCGCAGCCATGGCAGCGCAAAGTGGCATCTTCATTGCAGATACAGCACCAGGGTAACTCCTCTTCATCACTGTCATCTGCCCTGACAAGAGCTGTGGTGGTTGGAGTCTGGCTCTAATTCACAAAGAAAATGGAGACACAGAATTCAAACCCCAGCAGAGACAATACAGGACTTTCATTGTAATGCATGGTGGCCACAGTGACATGTCGCATGGTACATAGTTCACTCTGTTGATCTTAAGTCTGTGAGATGAACTTGCCCAGAGGTCAAGGATAGGCTCCATACGTATCTAGATTGTTAAATAAAAACCCAAGGTACTCCCTATCATTTGCTCATGAATCTATGCTGCTCAGAAAGTAAACAGATACTCACCCTCATTTAGTATCTACAGCAATATACACCAACATTGGCCATACTGTGTTAAGGGCATGAAGCCCAGACCTTCTGGTAGGAACCACAGAAATACCAATCCTGGCTGCAAAAGCAAGCAATCAAGCAGTTTTGCTGAACGCAATTATGTAGGAAGGGAAAGCAGTGGGGAGGtcagggagggggggtggtgtTTTCTCTCTGTTATAGAAAGAAAACTGGGGGACGAAGGAACTGATTTGCCAAAAGGCCCCTACTATTGATTTGTACCTGAGGTTGGGCCAAAATGATCTTCTGAAAGCATAATCTAAAAATCTACCCATGAGCCCATCTATTGTCTCCTTTTGCTTTACAAAGAACTCTTGTGGAACTGAACAGCCATACACACACTGGGACACAGTGCCTGgacactggcagaggcagcttcCTAACACAACAGCAATAAGATGTCACTATCTTTTACATCAGTAATCCCAGAAGGGCAAGATGGCATACCTATGAGATGGATGTTTTCAATAATGCTtacaattaaataatttcttccactGGGGACAGGCCTGTCAGGTGTCTGTGAGTCACAGTTCCATTTCATTCAGTAATATACATTACTGAAGGTGTATGTATTTCTACAATAGGCGGGAATCCATTCTGAGCATAGGATATCTTGTTACTAATTCCTTCCTCTGACGTTATATGAGAACACAGTTGATTACTATCTAGAGGTTCTATTCTGCACATGCTGAAAGCTCTGGCAAACCTCTCACTTACCCTGGTTCAGGCTGTATGGTACTAgacattggccttcttggtctaATTATATTGCCGAGTTAAAAATCCATTCTCTAATATCCATCTTGTGAGCTCTATGCTAACTTCTCTGGATTTAGAGGACACCATCCCATTCAGCAGAAAGCCAGCCTGAAAGGAATtgtatttcaggaagaaattacTTGTAACTGTGCTCAGGGCTGGTCAGCCTTGCAGAAGCCACTCAGTTTGTCTACTCTGGAGAAgctagttgtttgggttttttttcctgtatcaagCCTAGGATACAGCAAACTTTTGCTGCAGAACTGTACTCTCCTGAGACCCTAGAATATGTCATTTCAAGAGATCCTGACCAGCTCACTGaccttttgctttggttttttacGCAGGTTCTGTTGCGAGGGTCCTGGTTGAGGGGTCTGATCTGGAGGAATGTTGAATCCACTTGCTTCACCCAGGGCTGCTTCCTCTGTGAGCTGGTGACAAAAGACAGCAAGAAGCTTCTTGTTTCAAACACAATTTGGAAGCTCTAAACCTCCTGCCCTTCTCCTTGCTCTCATGGGGTAACAGGAGATGACAAGTCTGAATACATCTGTGTCATCCAGACGGATGTGAGCTTGCTCTGTCTGCACTCTGAACACTGTGTGTACGTTGTGAACAGTCAGTGCAGCAGCAGGGGCCTTCAGCTAACACGCTCTGCTTTGCAGCGCAGCTATCATCAGACCCTCAGTATCATGATAATCACACGCATGTGGTCTGTGATCAGGCAGAAACTTAAGCACAGAAAGCTCGTGTCTGCCTGCAAGACAACGCATAGACATTTTAGAGAGAAATCTAGGCATAAGCTGCACTCAACAGCACGCGTCTCATCATCTATGGGTCGAGGAAAAGAGTGGGGTTGGAGAGGAGACACACACCACAAGAGACACTAAGCCCGAATGAGAAGAAAATGTGACAAACTAGAAGTCATGTTTGTCAATTGCACGTAGCTGAATGGCCCACAGCAACAAGTACTGGAAAAGCActaggaggggggaggaaggaaactcTGCCCAGGAACAGAAATACATCCTTTGCTCACTCACCAGGTAACATACACACTGGGAATAATTGAGAGGAAGATAAACACAGCCACAGCTGCCACTTCTGACCTGTTTTAGCACTCTGCGAATGGCTTCCTCCTCAGCTACTTCCTCATCACTGTCAGGAAGTTTATAGGTTTCCAGTGTAACTGCAAGAGTAAGAGACACGAGACTGTAACGCACACCTGCCTCAAACCTTGTGCCCACTTGTGTGCAGAGACAATCCTTTGTGGTGTGCGCGTTTTGGCAGCTCTGGCTCTGGCAGAGACAGATCCTTTTCAGATGGGGACTCCTCAAAAAGggtgttactgtttgtttttaatactggaagagggaaggaaaaaatcactACCAAAACCAGAGctcttattttaaaagctttgttaaCCTCACCAGGGTATGCTAGAATTATCTCAAAGGGTGAAAGACAAAGCAGTCTGACCTTACAGCTCCAGCCTTTACCCTCAACTAAAATCTTTCATGCTGATTTCATGATGAACCAACCAGTATAACCTTACAGACAGAACCAAATCTCAGTCTGTTTCTTGCAGAACAGAGGATTTAAATGGATAAATGCCTCTTGGAAAAGAAATTACTCTGTCACGGGAACTTGGTTTCTCTCTTGGCACTGTATTCTCATCTGCTACCCACCTTTCTCTGGGTCCTCGCCTCTGAGCGCTGCCAGTCTCTTGGCAACTTGTAGGATCTTTTCCTGCCTAGTGTTCTCTTCTCgcagctcagcagcagcttctgccagaagtttattcttctcttcctctaGCTGTTTTGGGTCCAGATTTGCAGGGCAAACACAATCTTCACTTTCACGACTGAGATCGTTCAATCTTTGTCTACTAACAGCTGCAAAGAGACACACAGACCATGCTGGTGACTCAGCAGCAATG encodes:
- the ZFYVE19 gene encoding abscission/NoCut checkpoint regulator isoform X1, which codes for MDNRCYGCASKFSVFKKECGCKNCGRSFCSGCLSFSAVIPRSGSTQQKVCKQCHGKLTGEGSQSSSAKWSPPENYKKRVAAFDAQQKQLKGQEKAATKPPGQAGSRYQGLSKEDRAIAERLERLREERKPKSIPTQAEIEARLAALKEDCRGPVPSTQEMEDRLAVLQGRDPPSQAPRPVHQPPDTRSLVEQTDDLLTQLSEEVAIDEHYRPRVQPQAVSRQRLNDLSRESEDCVCPANLDPKQLEEEKNKLLAEAAAELREENTRQEKILQVAKRLAALRGEDPEKVTLETYKLPDSDEEVAEEEAIRRVLKQVRSGSCGCVYLPLNYSQCVCYLLTEEAALGEASGFNIPPDQTPQPGPSQQNLRKKPKQKSQTPTTTALVRADDSDEEELPWCCICNEDATLRCHGCDGDLYCQRCFREGHDEFDPKDHHTSRYHLPCKQK